ttatATGGGCCACCTCAAAAGATGCCTATTGATCAGGGGAAGGAGCTTGTTTATCAGGTAATTATTTACATGGCTAGTTAATCGGttttttgttgatgtttttttcccctcaagaaaaatacattttcccttgTATTagatttgaattttaatttttttttcagaaagactttagtattttttttctttaattgaaaAAGTAAAGGTGTCTGCACAATATAAAAAATGTCAAACCAATTATTTGCAATTGTAATGCTATGCAGTGTTTCCTAGGAGTTTATTCTTTGTAAAAAGACCACAGTAAAATTATCTCCTGGCAGTCATACTGCAGGTTTTGTCACTTACTTGAATTGGCATAAATTTGTACACTTTTTGTACACAAATTTGCGTTCTGATGTATGTCTTTCATCCATTTTGCCCAGGAGAGCAATAGCTAAAGGTATTTTTGAAGTTGGCTTATAGTGATTATGAAGGATTTACCACACTTTGTTCCTCTAAGAGTTGAAGTCATCAGATTGTGACATGGAGGTAATGACAGATCAAATTAAATGGCAAAAAATGTGGTTAGGAACCATCAATCACTGGCTCCTAAGCCCTACTTAGTGCTTTAGCTCTCATTCACAGTCCTGGTGTGTTCTGTGCCAATAGGTATGCAAGATTTTTCCCAGTCACCATCATATCAACCAAAGAGGTGGAaatctgagggtttttttactgaaatGGGATACAAAACATGAGAAATGTTCACTAATTGTGTTCTTCTTATTTTGAAGATAAATGAAGAACTGTTTGCACTGTTTGGAATGAAGCAAATTGTATTGTCTTATCCTCAGACACATGatgtaaatgaaaaaatttcaaaaacaatCAAAACTTTCCTTAACAAGTATTGCATAGACCATCCAAACGATTGGGATGAACATTTATCTGCTATAGCCTATGCTTTCAATTTGACAAATTTGGTATGTGAACATTCTTCTTCTTTTGACTGAAGTCCTCCAAAATGTCGGCAAAGCTGTATGCTAAATTTCCTTGCTTTTGGTCCCCGTATAAATAGGAGCCAGATCAAAACACTCCATATTTCCAAATGTTCAACCGTAATCCACGTGTTGTTGAGCCCATGAATATGTGTGTGGAAGGAGAATACAGTAGTTTTGCCAAAATATTTGAAGCAACTAAAAAATTCAGTCAAGCACTGGAAGAAGACAAAACCTCAGATTGCCAggtaaattttatatatttgaatTTTACTAGTAAGAAGATTGAAGATAAAGATGAAAAGTTCTGAGCTATAAAGTATAAttaaccttttaaaataatgtggGGGGTTGAGTGGtggtttttagtttgttttccttcccctgtgaTCCCTTAATTTCGGTGTAACAGGTATGTATTTGGAGGAAGTAACCTTAAAAGAGACCAATTGTCAGAAGTTTACTATGTCTGACTTGGAGGGTGGAATAGAGAAGTAGAAAACTATTGCCTGTAGAGTAGTGATTTATGAAGATAAAAGTGATTTCTTCATCACTTGTCAGTCCCACATAATTACAAACTACACACATCTAACACCACTCAATGTCATGCTTAAGCGCTGTTAACCAATGCTACAAAATTGCATGattacttttgaaaaaaaaaagtaactcaCATTTATCTTTCTGTAGGCAGATAAAAAAACTCCAGATGAACCAAAAATCAGAACCAAAATCACAGTCAAAAGGAAGTCAAAACAATTAAATACTCTTCAACTTAAAGTTGGTCATGAAGTCCTCAGGCAAAGAAAAAACTGGTGGAAAGATGGTCGTTTCCAGTCGGAATGGATTGGTCCTTGTATCATAGATTACATCACAGAAAATGGCTGTGCAATATTAAGAGATTCTACAGGATCCAGGCTGAAAAGACCCATCAAGATGTCTCACCTCAAGCCATATGTAAGAGGGTCCGGTGAAAAAGGTGTATATAATAGTTTTTAAGTTTGTGtttttatatatgtaaaaagagttgagttttttgttttggtttttttaacttctctCTTGTGGTGTTAGGTTATTAGAATGAAAAAGTATCATTTAGTAACCAGTGAGAGTTATATTAGCACACACAGTGGTGTAATAGCTAAGTAAGCTAGTGAGTGTGTGTCATGTCAAACTATGCAGAGCACAGAACAGAGCTCATGAATAATGTTcaaactctttttaaaaatagcctCTATTAAAGTTGCTTCTAATCATTGGCTTGGATCTATTTGTGCTGGCTGACAAAAGTATAAGAATATGCTAGAAGTATAAGCAGGCTGACCTGTATTCAAGGAGCATTTTCTTAGTCTGTTTGGTGTAGGCAGGAGTCACATTAATTTTGCTTATGCAATGgagcctttttattttaacaacaTTGGAGTGTCTTCTAAAGCCGTAAAATAGAAAGACTACATCAGGGAACTGATTTTgaaatagtttattttaaattgtccTATTAAAGTAGTCAGCATTTCTCTTACAAGAGTAAATAGTATTGTCATGCTCTGTGGTAGGATGGCTAGAAATTTCCAAAGATTTGGATAGTCAACTTCTGCTCTTGGTCTTAAATTTTCAGCCTGCTGCTTTGCAAATCAAACAGTGGCAGAtgtttcttttctgctcttgctgtcTTTGAGTCACCTTAggcattttcaaaaaaattaaatacttttaattGTCACAGACTTCTGTCGCAGAACAAGCTGCTTTTTACTTCTGGGTTCTTGAAGAGCAAAATAATTCCCACAGTATTGGCACATGTGGTCAAACTTTGGTTCTTGTAAATAGATAAACTACATTGAGATGGTAATTTCTTCCATCTCTGCTTAAAGCTGAGAGATTCACAATGCTGAAACTAATTCTGGAATTTCATGTAacaagctgaaatatttttgtcagtCATCAGTTATAGATTTTGTAACTAAGATACAGATTTCATCTCATGTCACGAGGCCTCTACTTTTTTTGGATGATCACT
This genomic window from Zonotrichia leucophrys gambelii isolate GWCS_2022_RI chromosome Z, RI_Zleu_2.0, whole genome shotgun sequence contains:
- the GIN1 gene encoding gypsy retrotransposon integrase-like protein 1 isoform X4 — encoded protein: MVRSGKSGGLHLKQIAYYKRTGEYHPTTLSSERSGIRRAAKKFVFNENKLFYVGKDRKQMRLVIVSDEEKKKVLEKCHKSAAGTHHGISRTLTLVESNYYWTSVTNDVKQWVHACQHCQVAKSIATRVPKIHPIKAEDPWTAVTIELIGPFNVTNRSHKYIIIMTDLFTRWTVMLPLHDTSAAEIAKAIINVFFLYGPPQKMPIDQGKELVYQINEELFALFGMKQIVLSYPQTHDVNEKISKTIKTFLNKYCIDHPNDWDEHLSAIAYAFNLTNLEPDQNTPYFQMFNRNPRVVEPMNMCVEGEYSSFAKIFEATKKFSQALEEDKTSDCQADKKTPDEPKIRTKITVKRKSKQLNTLQLKVGHEVLRQRKNWWKDGRFQSEWIGPCIIDYITENGCAILRDSTGSRLKRPIKMSHLKPYATITFYKVQ
- the GIN1 gene encoding gypsy retrotransposon integrase-like protein 1 isoform X3 translates to MKRRKKSLRNATKVLLALITVHACQHCQVAKSIATRVPKIHPIKAEDPWTAVTIELIGPFNVTNRSHKYIIIMTDLFTRWTVMLPLHDTSAAEIAKAIINVFFLYGPPQKMPIDQGKELVYQINEELFALFGMKQIVLSYPQTHDVNEKISKTIKTFLNKYCIDHPNDWDEHLSAIAYAFNLTNLEPDQNTPYFQMFNRNPRVVEPMNMCVEGEYSSFAKIFEATKKFSQALEEDKTSDCQADKKTPDEPKIRTKITVKRKSKQLNTLQLKVGHEVLRQRKNWWKDGRFQSEWIGPCIIDYITENGCAILRDSTGSRLKRPIKMSHLKPYVRGSGEKGNHYILQGAVVFDHDYIGLSERSNNSSQADSFAEKEINAYKRDIVSAVQIPPAACKDQESADGKLESELREDHCIEPNITKPEQWPSPCWTLQTKTEDT